Proteins from a single region of Lysinibacillus sp. JNUCC-52:
- a CDS encoding LytTR family DNA-binding domain-containing protein, whose translation MKFNYIWKNKQSISEIDIISHPSNKELLLTFEQHFSQPITLSATDFKTNRNVMIELNDIEAIEASGHFTKVFLIDGTELLLNKILKELTYLESFGLVRINNSMILNLNQIRSFASGSHARLEVMTKQQNKYIVSRHYAKSIKEKLI comes from the coding sequence ATGAAATTCAACTACATATGGAAAAACAAACAATCCATTTCTGAAATTGACATCATAAGTCATCCATCGAATAAGGAATTGCTTTTGACATTTGAACAGCATTTTTCACAACCTATTACATTAAGCGCAACAGATTTCAAAACAAATCGCAACGTTATGATTGAACTCAATGATATTGAAGCAATTGAAGCATCTGGTCATTTTACGAAAGTCTTTTTAATAGATGGTACAGAGTTATTACTAAACAAGATTTTAAAAGAATTAACTTACTTGGAATCATTTGGATTGGTTAGAATCAACAATTCGATGATATTGAATTTAAATCAAATACGCTCTTTTGCTTCAGGAAGTCATGCAAGATTGGAAGTGATGACAAAACAACAAAATAAGTATATTGTCAGCAGACATTATGCAAAATCGATTAAGGAGAAATTAATATGA
- a CDS encoding DUF7010 family protein yields the protein MNHDTSLQVLLNDIAQKQKKGLPFIMASIFIWGIITTITLLPFDLMIKNIGILSCGALLFPVSIVCAKIVKVDLFYKENPLINGLLIATNNQILYLIICILLLLKAPMLVLPVYAIIYGAHLLPYSFFYQSKNYRYSSIFICFAILISILFFHLNIIFVPLIVEIGVLFLFFMLQKEIKTSLKKSD from the coding sequence ATGAACCATGACACTAGTTTACAAGTACTATTAAACGATATAGCTCAAAAACAAAAGAAGGGGCTCCCTTTTATAATGGCCTCCATATTTATATGGGGAATCATTACAACAATTACATTACTACCTTTCGATTTAATGATCAAAAACATTGGTATCTTATCTTGTGGGGCCTTGCTATTTCCTGTTTCAATTGTTTGTGCCAAAATAGTAAAAGTTGATTTATTTTATAAAGAAAACCCTTTGATTAATGGTCTATTAATTGCAACAAACAATCAAATTTTATATTTAATTATTTGTATCCTTCTATTACTGAAAGCACCGATGTTAGTATTACCTGTTTATGCAATTATTTACGGTGCCCATTTATTACCATATTCATTCTTTTATCAATCAAAAAATTATCGATATAGTTCAATTTTTATTTGTTTCGCTATTTTAATAAGTATACTTTTCTTCCATTTAAACATAATTTTTGTCCCACTAATCGTAGAAATCGGTGTGCTATTCTTATTTTTCATGTTGCAAAAAGAAATAAAAACTAGTCTAAAAAAATCAGACTAG
- a CDS encoding alpha/beta hydrolase fold domain-containing protein, giving the protein MSVETYNGERSVESIQFEKWITSQGNKKSFSTIENTESFLQQRGTENTKPYVIGEDVKFSSDVQELSFEGMQVFTLNDQKSSNQKVIYYLHGGAWTSQPLDLHWLFMDNMAQSLDAKIIAPIYPKVPHYNYKDTYPKILSLYKDIIGTIESTHQLTIMGDSAGGNIALGLAQLLKNENLPQPKDIILLSACVDMSLSNPLIPEYDEKDPLLAREGMQVITKIWAADKNLTDPLFSPIYGDFKGLGKITHFIGTHEALYPDAMKLDEKLTEQGIAITTYVYPKMIHVFVVMPIPEAKDAHQKIINIISN; this is encoded by the coding sequence ATGAGCGTAGAAACTTATAATGGAGAACGTTCTGTAGAAAGTATTCAATTTGAAAAATGGATAACTTCCCAAGGCAATAAAAAGAGTTTTTCTACTATCGAAAACACTGAAAGCTTCCTACAGCAAAGGGGTACTGAAAATACAAAACCCTATGTTATTGGAGAAGATGTTAAATTTTCAAGTGATGTTCAGGAGCTGTCATTCGAGGGTATGCAAGTCTTTACATTAAATGATCAAAAGTCCTCGAATCAAAAAGTTATTTACTATTTACATGGTGGTGCTTGGACGAGTCAGCCTTTAGATTTACACTGGCTATTTATGGATAATATGGCACAATCGTTAGATGCAAAAATAATTGCTCCTATTTATCCTAAAGTACCTCATTATAACTATAAGGATACCTATCCGAAAATCCTCAGCCTTTATAAAGATATTATTGGAACTATTGAAAGTACTCACCAATTGACTATCATGGGAGATTCGGCTGGCGGAAATATTGCACTTGGTTTGGCGCAACTTTTAAAGAATGAGAATTTGCCTCAGCCGAAAGATATTATTTTATTGTCTGCATGTGTTGATATGAGTTTGAGTAATCCTCTTATACCTGAATATGATGAAAAGGACCCCCTCTTAGCTCGTGAGGGAATGCAAGTAATTACAAAAATATGGGCAGCTGATAAAAATTTAACCGACCCATTATTTAGTCCGATTTACGGTGACTTTAAAGGACTTGGGAAGATTACTCATTTTATTGGAACACACGAAGCTTTATATCCAGATGCAATGAAACTTGACGAAAAATTAACAGAACAAGGAATTGCAATCACTACCTATGTTTATCCTAAAATGATTCATGTGTTTGTTGTAATGCCAATCCCTGAAGCCAAAGATGCTCATCAGAAGATTATTAATATAATTAGTAACTAA
- the metE gene encoding 5-methyltetrahydropteroyltriglutamate--homocysteine S-methyltransferase yields MTYTTTVVGYPYIGEDREWKKALEAFWRNELTEEDFLQKIKKIRLARIDRQLRSGIDIVTVGDFTRYDRMLDTATMFGLVPKRFGWQGGKVDLQTYYAVARGNKEAVASEMTKWFNTNYHYIVPEYEGQTLQLTENTILTDFLEVKDAFGITAKPTLIGPYTFCKLTKGYDKVSQVAFILALLPLYAQVIQELVTAGADWVQLEEPALVSTLEEAEVKLVQEIYTQLAAAVPEANIMLQTYFESLSAYNTLIELPVQGFGLDFVHGYTKNMEALRQFGFPQDKVLGIGIVNGRDIWRANLAEVSTTIKAIEQLTSVQELWIQSSCSLQHVPISTALETKLDPVLKNALAFADEKLAEISEVAKYLKEKNHSSNHTISESMKAIDALKKHPVRNNQAVQQEMQTVSSEDFERQNDFNTRQLIQQQSLQLPLFPTTTIGSFPQSEEVKRTRNAWRKKQISDEAYADFVAQETKRWVAIQEDLDIDVLVHGEFERTDMVEYFGEKLTGFAFTEKAWVVSYGSRCVKPPIIYGDVAWEAPMTVKETAYAQSLTNRYVKGMLTGPVTILNWSFVRDDIARKEVTYQIALALRKEVEALEAAGISIIQVDEPALREGLPLRKEHWDAYLDWTVNAFKLATASVKDETQIHTHMCYCEFNDFIEPISALDADVISIETSRSHGELITSLQINPYGKGIGLGVYDIHSPRVPSEQEMLSIMQDSLQVLSKNQFWVNPDCGLKTRKEPETVAALAHMVTAAKTLRQQVQQSTF; encoded by the coding sequence ATGACGTATACCACAACTGTAGTAGGCTATCCATATATAGGAGAAGACCGTGAATGGAAAAAGGCATTAGAGGCGTTTTGGAGAAATGAACTTACAGAAGAAGATTTCTTACAAAAAATTAAAAAAATCCGTCTTGCACGTATTGATAGGCAGCTTCGGAGCGGAATAGATATTGTCACTGTAGGGGATTTTACACGCTATGACAGAATGCTTGATACAGCGACGATGTTTGGTTTAGTGCCAAAGCGCTTTGGCTGGCAAGGTGGAAAGGTTGATTTACAAACGTATTACGCGGTAGCGCGCGGAAATAAAGAAGCTGTTGCTAGTGAAATGACGAAATGGTTTAACACAAATTATCATTACATTGTACCTGAATATGAAGGACAAACACTACAATTAACAGAGAATACAATACTTACAGATTTCCTTGAGGTTAAAGATGCATTTGGCATTACTGCAAAGCCAACGCTAATCGGACCTTATACATTTTGCAAGCTAACTAAAGGCTACGATAAAGTATCACAAGTTGCCTTTATTTTAGCATTACTACCACTCTATGCGCAGGTAATCCAAGAACTCGTTACAGCTGGTGCTGACTGGGTTCAATTAGAGGAACCTGCATTAGTCTCCACTTTAGAAGAGGCTGAGGTCAAACTAGTGCAAGAAATATATACACAATTAGCAGCCGCTGTTCCAGAGGCCAATATTATGCTACAAACGTATTTTGAATCGTTATCAGCTTATAACACACTAATTGAACTCCCTGTACAAGGATTTGGCTTAGATTTTGTTCATGGCTATACGAAAAATATGGAGGCACTACGCCAATTTGGTTTTCCACAGGATAAAGTATTGGGGATAGGTATTGTTAACGGACGAGATATTTGGCGAGCAAATTTAGCAGAGGTAAGTACAACGATTAAGGCAATCGAACAGTTGACTAGTGTACAAGAGCTATGGATTCAATCGTCATGTAGCTTACAGCATGTGCCGATTTCGACCGCCCTTGAAACAAAGCTAGACCCTGTCTTGAAAAATGCACTTGCATTTGCTGATGAAAAATTGGCTGAAATATCAGAGGTGGCTAAATATTTAAAAGAAAAAAACCACTCATCAAATCACACAATCTCTGAAAGCATGAAAGCAATTGATGCATTAAAAAAACATCCAGTACGAAATAATCAGGCAGTTCAACAAGAAATGCAAACGGTCTCGTCAGAGGATTTTGAACGTCAAAATGATTTTAATACTCGTCAGCTTATTCAACAACAGTCACTGCAACTACCACTATTCCCTACGACTACGATTGGAAGTTTCCCTCAATCTGAAGAAGTGAAGCGCACGCGTAATGCATGGCGTAAAAAACAGATCTCAGATGAAGCATATGCTGACTTTGTCGCACAAGAAACGAAAAGGTGGGTTGCCATACAAGAAGATTTAGATATTGATGTACTTGTGCATGGTGAATTTGAGCGTACAGATATGGTGGAATACTTTGGTGAAAAACTAACAGGCTTCGCTTTTACAGAAAAAGCTTGGGTCGTTTCGTACGGCTCTCGTTGTGTAAAACCACCGATTATTTACGGTGATGTTGCATGGGAAGCGCCGATGACAGTGAAAGAAACGGCCTATGCACAAAGTTTAACAAATCGCTATGTGAAAGGGATGTTAACAGGCCCAGTTACGATTTTAAACTGGTCATTTGTACGTGACGATATTGCACGGAAAGAAGTGACCTATCAAATTGCGCTTGCACTAAGGAAAGAGGTTGAGGCACTAGAGGCGGCTGGCATTTCTATTATTCAAGTCGATGAACCTGCATTGCGAGAAGGCTTGCCTTTACGTAAAGAGCATTGGGACGCATATTTGGATTGGACAGTGAATGCATTTAAGCTCGCTACGGCTAGTGTAAAGGATGAAACACAAATTCATACACATATGTGTTACTGTGAGTTCAATGATTTTATCGAGCCAATTAGTGCACTGGATGCTGACGTTATATCTATCGAGACGTCACGCAGTCATGGAGAGCTTATTACATCCCTGCAAATCAATCCATATGGAAAAGGGATAGGATTGGGTGTTTATGATATTCATAGCCCTCGTGTGCCGAGTGAACAAGAAATGTTAAGTATCATGCAGGATAGTCTACAAGTATTATCCAAAAATCAATTTTGGGTCAATCCAGATTGTGGTCTAAAAACAAGAAAAGAACCTGAAACAGTGGCAGCACTAGCACATATGGTTACTGCTGCCAAAACGTTACGTCAACAAGTACAGCAATCAACTTTTTAA
- a CDS encoding VOC family protein, which produces MIVGLHHVQLTIPKGSEEQGKAFYCNVLGLKEIEKPASLKGRGGFWLQVGNQEVHVGTEDGFDRLTTKAHIAYHVEDVAHWKKILTEHQIEILDSVPIPHFERFEFRDPFGNRVEIIQPI; this is translated from the coding sequence ATGATTGTCGGTTTACATCATGTACAACTTACAATTCCTAAAGGCTCTGAGGAGCAAGGAAAAGCATTTTATTGCAATGTACTGGGGTTAAAAGAAATAGAGAAACCAGCATCTCTTAAAGGGCGTGGTGGTTTTTGGCTACAAGTAGGTAATCAAGAAGTACATGTCGGCACAGAAGATGGCTTTGATCGACTCACAACGAAAGCACATATTGCTTATCATGTAGAAGATGTTGCACATTGGAAAAAGATATTAACAGAACATCAAATAGAAATACTTGATTCTGTTCCAATTCCGCATTTCGAGCGCTTTGAATTTAGAGATCCTTTTGGTAATCGAGTAGAAATTATTCAGCCGATTTAA
- a CDS encoding methyl-accepting chemotaxis protein, which translates to MLQKLRFKTIRAKIISAFFIVVFFIACFNTYSFFANKRVISAGEEIVNKELQLLTASEKLSSTISVRTTAAKSYVLTGNQKYKQEFDDYIKIAEENNTILNELSTDKSLSKTVEKAREWRSFVQTDVFAEYDKGNVEAAIQNLNSVDRLATEIREGYEELAGAREASINKLGQEMIAQSKQTMNIGLMIGIITTIVAIVTAYISAHMIANPIKAVIQKISQMADGDISQPPLPERMKDEIGLLVQSTNALNRKLHEIIGSINVVSGNVAANSEQLAQSSLEVKTGAEQIALTMLELAGGSESQAHNAGDLAQMMETFKINVQQANIQGKDLQGYSSEVLQLTASGQHLMNTSTQQMFAIDKIVQEAVANVEGLNRQSQEISKLVSVIDDIANQTNLLALNAAIEAARAGEQGKGFAVVADEVRKLAEQVSYSVTDISSIVGRIQNETVGVTASLQTGYEEVKRGTEQITTTNTTFEQIASAVNSMFSNIQGITENLQGISTTTEQINRSIDEIAAISEQSAAGVEQTTATIDQTVATMDEISKNTDHLASMAEKLNKEVQHFKL; encoded by the coding sequence ATGTTACAAAAACTTAGGTTCAAAACAATTAGAGCTAAAATTATTAGTGCATTTTTTATTGTAGTATTTTTCATCGCTTGTTTTAACACCTATAGCTTTTTCGCCAATAAACGTGTCATTAGTGCTGGAGAGGAAATTGTCAATAAAGAGTTACAGTTGTTAACAGCAAGTGAAAAACTATCATCAACGATTAGTGTTCGAACAACTGCTGCGAAAAGCTACGTACTTACGGGAAATCAAAAATATAAACAAGAATTCGATGATTATATTAAAATCGCAGAAGAAAACAATACAATACTAAATGAATTGTCGACAGATAAAAGCTTATCGAAGACGGTTGAAAAAGCAAGAGAATGGCGAAGTTTTGTACAAACGGATGTATTTGCTGAATATGACAAAGGAAATGTAGAAGCGGCTATTCAAAATCTTAATTCTGTTGATCGTCTTGCAACAGAAATTAGAGAGGGGTACGAGGAGCTTGCAGGTGCAAGAGAAGCTTCTATTAATAAGCTTGGGCAGGAGATGATTGCTCAATCGAAGCAAACGATGAATATAGGTTTAATGATAGGTATAATCACTACTATCGTCGCGATTGTAACCGCTTACATATCGGCGCATATGATTGCCAATCCGATAAAAGCAGTCATACAAAAAATTTCGCAAATGGCAGATGGTGATATTAGTCAGCCTCCATTGCCTGAAAGAATGAAAGATGAAATTGGCTTACTCGTACAATCGACAAATGCATTAAATCGTAAGCTCCATGAAATCATTGGTTCGATAAATGTAGTTTCTGGGAACGTTGCTGCCAACAGTGAACAACTTGCACAATCTTCTTTAGAAGTAAAAACAGGTGCAGAACAGATTGCCCTCACAATGCTTGAACTAGCGGGTGGTTCTGAATCACAAGCACATAATGCTGGAGACTTAGCTCAAATGATGGAGACATTTAAAATAAATGTTCAGCAGGCTAATATACAAGGTAAAGATTTACAAGGCTATTCGAGTGAAGTTTTGCAGCTTACAGCAAGTGGACAACATTTAATGAATACTTCAACACAGCAAATGTTTGCTATTGATAAAATCGTCCAAGAGGCTGTTGCAAATGTTGAAGGCTTAAATAGGCAATCACAAGAAATTTCTAAATTAGTTTCTGTTATTGATGATATTGCCAACCAAACCAACTTATTAGCATTGAATGCTGCAATCGAAGCAGCAAGGGCAGGGGAGCAAGGCAAAGGTTTTGCGGTTGTGGCCGATGAAGTGCGCAAGCTTGCTGAACAAGTATCCTATTCTGTGACGGATATTTCATCTATAGTGGGACGTATTCAAAATGAAACAGTTGGGGTTACAGCATCACTTCAAACGGGCTATGAAGAAGTAAAAAGGGGCACAGAGCAAATTACGACTACAAATACAACCTTTGAACAAATTGCTTCAGCCGTTAATAGTATGTTTAGTAATATTCAAGGCATCACAGAAAACTTACAAGGTATTTCCACAACAACGGAACAAATTAACCGTTCTATCGATGAAATAGCAGCAATATCTGAGCAATCTGCCGCAGGGGTAGAGCAAACGACCGCAACAATCGATCAAACAGTCGCGACGATGGATGAAATCTCAAAAAATACAGATCATTTAGCATCGATGGCAGAGAAGTTAAACAAAGAAGTTCAGCACTTTAAACTATAA
- a CDS encoding C40 family peptidase, whose amino-acid sequence MKKNFLKTTLALSIGFSSFGIAQASFEPIKVEAATTNAQHNDQAVAAKADQLIQTGKSLIGKATYSNSVYKSTYPYKFSCASFIMYIFEKNGVDIGTYNENYMIQQGTYVPKSQLQKGDLVFFKSKKTGTDPDHVGMYIGNNKIIHMADSKQNIVISDMGSKPYYTDNYVSARRVLPTLLSANPATKGDKIVENALTYKNKVTISSINKEQSLRFTAPGFVEYVYRKSGVKLSTTNLKDQMAKGTTVSRANLKKGDLVFFNSVKGSKNPSLVGIYAGDQRIIIPTSSGVTTRVLFVDYYKEHYITAKRVF is encoded by the coding sequence ATGAAAAAAAATTTTTTAAAAACTACACTAGCATTGTCGATTGGATTTAGCTCATTTGGAATCGCTCAAGCATCCTTTGAACCAATCAAAGTGGAAGCTGCAACGACAAATGCACAACATAATGACCAAGCTGTTGCAGCGAAGGCAGATCAACTTATTCAAACAGGGAAAAGTTTAATTGGTAAGGCCACATACAGCAATTCAGTGTACAAGTCTACATATCCTTACAAGTTTTCTTGTGCTTCATTCATCATGTATATTTTTGAAAAAAATGGAGTTGATATTGGGACGTATAATGAAAACTATATGATTCAGCAAGGGACATATGTTCCTAAAAGCCAATTACAAAAAGGCGATTTAGTATTTTTCAAAAGTAAAAAAACAGGTACAGATCCCGACCATGTAGGCATGTACATTGGAAATAACAAAATTATTCATATGGCTGATTCGAAACAAAATATCGTCATTTCAGATATGGGTAGCAAACCTTATTATACTGACAACTATGTATCTGCACGCAGAGTATTACCAACATTACTATCGGCTAACCCTGCAACAAAAGGTGATAAAATTGTTGAAAATGCCTTAACTTATAAAAATAAAGTAACGATAAGCTCAATAAATAAAGAACAAAGCTTACGTTTTACAGCACCTGGTTTCGTAGAATACGTTTATCGTAAGAGCGGTGTAAAACTTAGCACAACAAACTTAAAAGATCAAATGGCTAAAGGAACTACGGTCTCTCGTGCCAATTTAAAAAAGGGCGACTTAGTGTTCTTTAATAGTGTGAAAGGGTCAAAAAACCCATCCCTTGTAGGTATTTACGCTGGAGATCAACGTATCATCATTCCAACTTCAAGTGGTGTTACTACTAGAGTACTCTTTGTGGATTACTATAAAGAGCATTATATAACAGCAAAACGTGTATTTTAA
- a CDS encoding UDP-N-acetylmuramoyl-tripeptide--D-alanyl-D-alanine ligase — protein sequence MQNISVTVIRKLLQGVLVSGSEQWFVKHAIYYNRHDLTQKNTLMFINKSESINWKEIDHKGPSLVISDKPLSELKNALANTTVIQVKSTLQAYWKFIEYYRGLFDIPVVALTGTCGKTTTKEMIKHIASKDWNVQASISSKNEPRQSLPYLTGIDKTTKAAVFELGLGNTGNIKHQCMIYKPTIGIITNIGVHHLDGCKNLEGYIKAKSEILEGLSEDGTLIINGDDENTKKVPLHTFKGKIITIGVQKQADYKASNIEFTNNGMKFTLQLLNEKYTIFVPGYGEHQVYNALAAIAAIKEMGLSIETAISRLKTFKPMARHLEFSTGIGESTIIDDTWTNNPTSVEAALKVLDTIGKDKKIILILGDIKRLGLFEEKYHREIGSMVAQRNIEMLMTIGKRAEDIAAQAKKDGTTAEVHIFKDVTGVLEILKPKLDKDTIVLIKGPMSSRSMIEFANQLKQI from the coding sequence GTGCAAAATATAAGTGTAACTGTGATTAGAAAGTTACTACAAGGGGTATTAGTCAGCGGTTCTGAACAATGGTTTGTCAAACATGCTATTTATTATAACCGCCACGATTTAACGCAAAAAAATACACTAATGTTTATCAATAAAAGTGAGTCCATTAATTGGAAGGAAATAGATCATAAGGGGCCATCCCTCGTCATTTCAGATAAACCTTTAAGTGAACTAAAAAACGCACTAGCGAATACGACTGTTATTCAAGTAAAAAGTACTTTGCAGGCATATTGGAAGTTTATCGAATATTATAGAGGACTTTTTGATATACCAGTGGTCGCATTAACTGGAACATGTGGGAAAACAACAACAAAAGAAATGATTAAACATATTGCAAGTAAAGATTGGAATGTGCAGGCATCTATTAGTAGTAAAAACGAGCCGCGCCAATCTTTACCCTATTTAACGGGCATCGATAAAACAACAAAAGCAGCGGTATTTGAGCTTGGTCTGGGGAATACAGGTAACATTAAACATCAATGTATGATCTACAAACCGACAATTGGTATTATTACTAATATCGGTGTCCATCATTTAGATGGATGTAAAAACCTTGAGGGCTATATAAAAGCAAAATCGGAAATTTTAGAGGGATTGTCTGAGGATGGCACATTAATCATCAATGGTGATGATGAAAATACAAAAAAAGTACCATTGCATACGTTTAAAGGGAAAATTATTACTATTGGCGTCCAGAAACAAGCAGATTACAAAGCATCTAACATTGAATTTACGAACAATGGGATGAAATTTACTCTTCAACTATTAAATGAAAAATATACTATTTTTGTACCTGGTTACGGAGAACATCAAGTGTATAATGCACTAGCAGCTATCGCAGCTATAAAGGAAATGGGATTGTCTATCGAAACTGCAATCTCGCGTTTAAAAACATTTAAACCGATGGCAAGGCACCTAGAATTTTCAACTGGTATCGGTGAAAGTACCATTATAGACGATACATGGACAAATAACCCAACATCAGTTGAAGCTGCTTTGAAGGTTTTAGATACGATAGGAAAAGATAAAAAAATAATCCTTATATTAGGTGATATAAAGCGATTGGGTCTTTTCGAAGAAAAGTATCATCGTGAGATTGGTTCGATGGTGGCACAGAGAAATATTGAAATGCTTATGACAATTGGAAAAAGAGCAGAAGATATAGCAGCACAAGCAAAAAAAGATGGAACAACGGCAGAGGTTCATATATTCAAAGATGTTACAGGTGTATTAGAAATACTTAAACCAAAACTTGATAAAGATACAATTGTATTAATAAAGGGCCCGATGTCTAGTCGATCGATGATTGAATTTGCTAACCAATTAAAGCAAATATAG